In the Sorghum bicolor cultivar BTx623 chromosome 4, Sorghum_bicolor_NCBIv3, whole genome shotgun sequence genome, GTAATGGGTTGGATTAAGTTTGGTTGAAGTAAATAAAATTATGAAGGACTGGAAATAGCAAACATAGGCGCGGGGGGAGGGGAGGGTGAATGCGAGCCTCAAATTTCTTTCGAAATATTTGGCCGTTGTCCTAAAATCACTCCCAAGTACAAACGAAATGTCGAACCAAAAAAATACTCAAGCCAACTGATGACGAGAGTACCTAGATCGATTACTCGCAACAGTACAAAACTAACATGACAGACGAAACACGATTCGAAACTCAAGCGACCAAACTAGATGCAAAATAAGAAATCAGGGCTAGAAAAAATTGATCGAAAAATCCTCTGAAAATCCGATCAacacagaaaaagaaagaaaacaatGCTGTCTGGCTTGACATTGAAGATGCACAAAAAtcgattaaggccttgtttagttccctccaaaaaccaaaaactttttaagattctccgtcacatcgaatcttgcggcacatgcataagacactaaatatagacaaaaataaaaactaattgtacagtgtaaatcacgagatgaatcttttaagcccagttactccatgattagacaatgtttatcaaataaaaacaaaagtgctacagtctcaaaaccaaaaaaaattcggaactaaacaaggcctaagctagCCAACTCAAAGGCTGAAGAAAAAGCACGGCACTAGAAGATGGACCGGCCACTGGCCTTCATAGGCGAGCACTGCTCGGCCTGGAGGATACGGCACTCAAGTGCTCTTCCCTGGCAGCACCCCTGGCTGAGGTGCTCGGAGTGCACGGCGCAGGTGCACTTGGTGCTGTCCGGCCGTGAATACTAACCACAGCAAAAGAAATAAATTACTACACTAATAAATAGCAAAAGATTGCTTTTGTAGGATACAGATGCAAGAACCTAAAGTTCTCACCAATCACAAACTGAACTCAAAAGGCCAGCACATCATCTCTCTTGATCTCCACTCCGATGCATCAATCAGCGCTGCACTAGATGCAGTAGTGCCCAGAAGCAATCGAACACAGAGGAACACAGAGCAGAAACGCAGCGCAGCTGCAGGAGACCACACGGCGTCGGTCTGCTCACAGctaaatattataaatattatataggTTTTGGCCAATATATTATTTGATGATAATTAATTCTAGGGCTACAAATGATTTAATTTCAGATTAGTTTGTGATCTTTtattaactcaacttaaatagcCAGTTTGTAATAGCTCTTATAGAGAAGTTGAAGAAAGGAAAAAGGAGGCCAcatgcgcgcgccgccgccgtcgagccgAGCCGTGCCGTGAAGGGAGGAATAACGGGATCCAGTTTCAAATCATGTCCGTTATCGGATTGATGGCAATTGATTGACCATTTTCTCTCTTGCCTATTTCTTTCCATCCCCGCGGGCTCTTTCCTCTGTTGGAATTTTATTTCATGTCGAGCAGCACTGAATCTTCCCCGTTCCGAATCTCTGCGCGCATGGAGAGATCAGAAGAGCAGGCCTCCAGAACTTGACGCCTCGCATTGAGACACCTGTTAAGTTCGCGGGACTTCTCCTTCCTGGTGGATGCTAGGGGGATCGATACATCTCCTTCCTGGTGGATGCTCGCGGGACTACACTGTGAATCTCTTCTTACATCGACTGTAGTCCGCTATTTCAAGCAACACACTATAtcgactagtgcgaatggagccCACTATTTCAAGCAACGCACTATATTgactagtgcgaatggagccgccggtgtCTTCGACACTGATCCCTCTTCAGGGTACATCTTTAATTTATTTTGTCTAATTTTCAGTACGTCTACAATTATATTTGTAATGTTTCATTAGTCTGAGTAGCGGTAATATTGCACGCGTATACATATATACCACCACCTTATTGATTATATTTTTTTGAATTAAATCAAATATTAAAATATCTAAATTTCTAACACTCACACGGTGCGAGCCGCACCGGTCGGGAACAAGCGGATGGAGGAGCTCGGACCCAGAGCGAGCACCGCTCAGATGAGCGCACACAGCGCAAAGCACTCGGCGCTGGTAGCGCTACTGCCTGGCCTCATCTGCAACCGACGAATGAACATGAGACCGAGCATAGAGAAGAAAGCCACCACAAAATTGACGAAAACTCATCAAAACAAAATGAATTGCTCCCAAACTTGGCACAAGCGATTTAGCACAAACTCATCCCAAAAAGTTATATCTCGACCAGAAAATTGACGAGAACTCAGTCAAAACAAAATGAATTGCTCCCAAACTGGGCACAAGCGATTTAGCACAAACTCATCCTAAAAAGTTATCATCTGGAATTAACCCAAACTCTAAAAAATCCAGATCGTGGCCAAGAACAAAAATGAGAAAAACTCAAAAATAAAGTGACAAAAATCACAGACAAAACAAGTGAATCTTGGAGGACAAATGGAGGATTTAGGCCTCCATTCCCATACCAAAATCTAACAAAAATACACTACGAATTTTTCAGTTCATGGGACATCTATAGAACTAAGAAGGGAAAAACTAATCCAACGTGGAAATGGGAGAAATGACATGATGAGAAAGAGGTGAGAGAGATGGGGGACTCCCCCTCCTCATTTATCAGACATATTACACATTCTCCATTTGCCCTTGGATATTTTAGAGCGAACTAGCTAGCCACAGAGGCATTTTAGTCCAACCCGACATAGTTTCCATCTGACAGCCACCGTGTCCTTCATGAGATGGCTTAGCCTTAACGCCAACTCATAGATGTCATCATGTGCCGTCCGTTCCTCCTCGGAACCTCCGCTTAGGTTTTGAGGCTAAAATCTGTGAAACCCGTCCCGAGTAGTGTACTCCATACGCATCCCTCGCTGCTCGACACGTGTTACCGCCGTCCTCGACCGCCAGCCCACCAAGTCTTCCTGAGCCTCGCTCGACTCGCACGTCCGCCGTCTTGACTTGGTCAATATGGTCACTCCCATATACACTTGCGCTTATCGATGTCCCAGGTGACAGCCACCACGGCTAGTCACCCAGTCTCCTGGTCCGTCAGTCCAAACCTCATGTCCACCCTTCACCGCTCCAGGTCCATCGGTACGACACGTCTCTACTTAACCTTCACCTCGCCGTCGATCACCGCCTCCGAGCTACACACCTACACATCACAAGCCAAGACACATGTCGTATGACCCAACTCACGCCAAAGATTAGTAACCAACTCAACCTAGACCGTGGATCACGTTGACAATCACTCATCACAAATCGGCACATATCAACATTGTGTTCGCAAATTATGAAGTAGAATGGCTTGAGGCTGTGTTGGATAAAGGGTAGGTTTTAACATATTCCATTGACAGGCCTAAAGATGCCTGGGCTTATGGGCGGCCTTCTGGGTTCTCAGCCCAAGCAATACAAATCTGAACCTCCCACCAAATTCTTATTCTGTCATACATGCATGGCTGTACATTTTGTAGCCAACCAAGCTACATACATGCACATCATCATTGTACTTTGTTGTGTGTTACATTCATagataaatatattatataacCATCATGATTCATGAAGCAACATCATGTCAGCGGCTAACGACTGTTGACGACCCTGCAGTCGGCCCTGATCTGTCCTTGGCTTCCGGTGAGCGTTCCGATGTTCCCCATCTTTATCATAGCGGCAACAAAGTGTGACGCGAAGAGCCCCGGGTCGGTGCTGTACTGCTGCACCAGCGCGTCCTGCGACCCGCCGTTGAAGAGCTCCTGGTCCGAGTGCAGCAGACCTTGCCTGACCATCAGGTTGCGGTAGTAGGCGTTGTCGAAGACGTACCGCGTCTGCACGTCGAGCGGCGCGAGGTTGGTGTCGCCGGAGCCCGACTCGGCGGGGCAGTTGCGCTGCCGCAGGGCGGCGAACGCCGGGTCGACGTTGGTGTCGTTGTAGATGTGGCCGCGGAAGTCCTCGCACTCCGCGTAGCCGATGGTATGCGCGCCGGAGAGTGCCGTCATGTCCGCCGGGCTCAGGCCCTTCTTGCCGAACGCCAAGATAAGCGAGTCCAGGTTCAGCGTCGGCGCCGGAATGTCGCTGTTCGCCTGGCTCAGGCTCGCCGTTGTTGAGTCGCGCCGACCCAGCGGGACCGCCCAGGTTGGGCCGCCGAGCTGCATGTATGCATGCCCAAAAATAACCAAAATGCAAGTGCAATGTCCATGCATGATTAAGCATGCATGGTAGGCAGGCAGGTGTACGTGTAATATGAATAAATACATTATTTCTATGTATATATACCAGGACGGTGCCGTCCCGCGCGGCGAGGGCGACGATGTCGGCGCAAGAGACCACGCCGGGGCAGACGGCCTCGACGTTAGCCTTGATCTGGTCGATGACCTCGTAGCCGCGGATGGAGGCGTTGGGGAGAGCGGTCTTCTCGCCGACGAAGCTCCCCGCGTCATCCAGGAGAATTGAGCCATCGCAACCCTGCGTGTGAGCGAATATTTCTCGATATATATGTTACTAAGAACGCCTACGgagtactagctagctagctagctagctaggagcACGTGTATTGTTCGTGCTATGTGTTTGATTATtaataagggcctgtttagttcctcatTTGGAACAAAAACAATGTTAGGTTTTCGTCCACCATTGTGTAGAATGAAAGTAAACACCATCCAAAACTTTTAGTAAAATGGTTGTCATTTTTTATTCTGGAATTTGACTTCAAGAGCCAAAAAAGGCTCAAAAGAGCagcttcatatatatatattttggaccgtgaaaattttatggtatttTGGATAGAACTTAACACACCCAtacaaattttttcattttgtaTTTCATCATTCCAAAATATTTGGTATTTTATATTTTGTATTCTATGGAAAACTAAACACACCCTAACGTTAAAGACCGGCCAAGCCGCCAGCAATTACCAGGACGAAGCAGTCATGGAAGAAGAGCCTGAGGAGGGAGGCGCCCATCCGACGGTCGTTGATGATGGCCTTGGTCATGGTGGTGCGCACGATGGGCTCAAGCGCCGGGCAGCTCAGTGCGTAGAACGTCGGCGTGAGCTGCCCACCATATGCCGTGGAGCAGAGGGACAAGGCAAGCAAGCAATGCAACAAGGCCCTGAAGCTGCAAGCCATGCATATATGCCCTAACTCACAGTTCTTCTATGATCATAAGAAGAACACGAGTAGCTGCTGCTACTACAAAGCTAGCTCGCCCGAGTAGCTTTTGGTGGCTTATTTGTAACTGGCACGCACGAGCACCCTATTTATAGTGCCGTTGCAGTTATTATGCATGCAAATGGCGAGGCGCTCTGCTAGGGAGTCAAAGTTAGGCCACTCTGGTGGAATATTTGGACAAGTTCCGTGGCGTTTCTCATGTGGTTGAAGAAGTACTGAACCCCAACCACATAGCTACATTATACACTACCAGAATCTAGGGCCAGGATTTATTTCAGTGCAGTTTGCATGATGGTTTGTGGCTAAGGGTCATTCCCTTGGCGGTTTAGGCTCTTTCTTTAGCAGGTTagactctttcttgagcatgcaaCCTGTCTTCCACCGTGTGTGCTCCCCTCTTAGCGCCCATGAGCGAGCTCCTCCCTTCCTCCCCTCTGGCGGCAGCGGTAGCACTGGTGAGGtaggtctcctcctcctccctcttgcACGCCCACGCTCGACCCTGGCCAGGTCTTCTTCCCCAACTTTGGCCGGCGGCTACGGTTCCAGCGACCAGCGCCCCTCTTTCTTCAACAATTTTGGTGGACTATAGAAGAGTCGGCCGAGGGAGGCGGGCAGGTCAGGCGGTGGGAAGGAGGCCAGGTGGTTTAGGGGCCTAGCAGTGGTAGAGGTGTTGCCAGGCTAGGTCAGGGCGGGGGTACCATGCCCGTAGCTTAGAGCTTGGTGCCGACATCATCGACGAGCATGGCCATGGCAGAGCTCCGGCGAGAGGAGAGAAGGGGAAGAAGGCAGCCACCGTGGGCACTGGAGTTCGTTGGAGCTCGGCAAGCCTAGCTCATTGGAGCTTCGGTGAACCCTAGCACCCAGGGGGTGGCGATAGCCGACGGTGGGGGTGAGGATGACAATGAGGATGGGGCAGAGGATGACGGCGAGGGAGGGGCGGAGGGGCATGGGGAGAGAGGAAGGGCGAGGGGGAGGAGGTCAGGCACGAGGACAACGGGGTCGTGCGGGAACATGTGACCACGTCGCGCAATACCTTGCCCTTCATGAAAATTAATCTACATGTGCGATTTTTATGCTTCAAAATAAAGTAAATAAGATAAAGATTGTTAGTTAATTATTAAAGTTTCACAAGTATATCTGAAAAAAATATATTGAAATCGTTAATAGGTTATTGGGTTTGAGAAATGGAGTGTTCtatctaaaaaaaaagatatttaGAAACACTCAAGCCGATTTATAATTAATTAATAGTTGAATTCAAAAGTTTGCATTATCATGCATGGGCCTGCTTTCATCAATCAATACAAAAGAAACACAGACTAAAATGATGATTTGGTGGTCTCTGCACTCTGCAGACCTAGCTAATTATCATTGCTACCAAACACATTCTTTTTCAAGCAGACCGGAAAGACGAAATAAAAAGACTGATAACCAGAAAATCACAATTCGATGGTCAGGTCACCTAACTTTTAGAATGAAAATAGACACAACTTTTCATTAGCAATACGGTATAATTAGACTTCAGAGATTCTGAAGTACTTCATCGACAAGTACCAGTGAAGCTTTAGCTAGCTAGTACACGTCATGTAAGTTAGGCGTGCGTTATTTCTACCCACTTGCTTCGTTTCGCTGAAATTTAGTTATTGTTGCTGTTGCTGATGCTGATTTATATTGTACGAGAAGAAATCATTGTTCTTTCATTGAAAAATACTGTTGAAATATAGTACTGACAAACAGAGCCATATATTGCAAGTCTACGAGACGCAGCTATTGTTGGCACGAGAGTAGACACTGTGATACACGCGTGTATCATCGTACCTCTTTTCGGAGCCAAGATCTAGTCAACGGCCAAGCCATATATGCAAGCATATGACGTGATAGCTAGGCTGAGAGAATGCCACATCGAATGTCACACACGAGAGCGCTAGCGACGATGCATTGCACGTTCCGTTGGACCGGCCTTCTTGAGCTTAATCGATCGGTGGTGTACTACTGTACCAAcgtggtacatatatatacatggaaTTGATGAACACAAGAATTAAGCACCCTCTCGAGAAATTTTCAGATGGTTCATGTAACTAGTAGCACATTACAATATTCTTAGGCAATTGATATTTTCGCTTTTTCTCCATCACGCAGGAACCATGGATGATCGGTGAAGAAATGAAGCCACTACAAGTTTTATCTTGTTGCCTGGTACAAAAAATGGGAAAAAAAATTAAAGCATTGTCTGCTCGAGAAGGGAAACTAAAACAGGGGAGCATGAAATATCATTCGAACCTGAAAGGAAAACTCAAACACTGAACCTCAAAACTCATTATGAGATTTATTTTCATAACTCATTAATTCTCATAACTCATTAAACTGAAACTAAAAGGACTACAAGCTGCATAACCTTGTGTGTAGCAAGTTTAATTTTGAAGTATATAGCAAGTTATATTTTGAGCATGTGGCAAGATATTGTGAAATGACAAATTCTGAGAATTATAACTTCAAACACATGA is a window encoding:
- the LOC8078307 gene encoding peroxidase 70 encodes the protein MACSFRALLHCLLALSLCSTAYGGQLTPTFYALSCPALEPIVRTTMTKAIINDRRMGASLLRLFFHDCFVLGCDGSILLDDAGSFVGEKTALPNASIRGYEVIDQIKANVEAVCPGVVSCADIVALAARDGTVLLGGPTWAVPLGRRDSTTASLSQANSDIPAPTLNLDSLILAFGKKGLSPADMTALSGAHTIGYAECEDFRGHIYNDTNVDPAFAALRQRNCPAESGSGDTNLAPLDVQTRYVFDNAYYRNLMVRQGLLHSDQELFNGGSQDALVQQYSTDPGLFASHFVAAMIKMGNIGTLTGSQGQIRADCRVVNSR